One stretch of Gopherus flavomarginatus isolate rGopFla2 chromosome 2, rGopFla2.mat.asm, whole genome shotgun sequence DNA includes these proteins:
- the LOC127044950 gene encoding uncharacterized protein LOC127044950, with the protein MAVRYSPESEPPPGYFDEGCRPRRVLTRQLVPSAPAPIPPQGDSLLVAEGNLQDTRLKFLQKDEEEMEGQTSGGVVTRLMSKQVRQGACPPPEDSAEDVPVKSLASNKSIVREMPLQVHDQPYMGNDGRLQHANIVEYKGWLEWDLKEWGQLSGSFGENPRKIIELLERLFLSYNPTYTDVDQLLSKVLTGEERSKLWMAERTWEDSNAVNRTWMDRRDLAAGWNPLDWTQPRLTQLRTDRERLLERLKEMARR; encoded by the coding sequence atggcagtcaggtactctcccgagagtgaaccccctccaggttatttcgatgaagggtgtagaccacggcgtgttttgactcgtcagctggtcccctctgcacctgcccctattcctccgcagggggactctctccttgtagcagaggggaatctgcaggataccagattgaaatttctgcagaaggatgaggaggaaatggaggggcaaacctcgggaggagtagttactaggctaatgtccaagcaggtacggcagggtgcatgccccccccctgaggatagcgcagaggatgtccccgtcaaatctcttgcgagtaataaaagtatagttagagagatgcctttacaggtgcacgatcaaccttatatgggcaatgatggacggttacaacatgctaatattgtggaatataaaggatggctagaatgggacttgaaagagtggggacagttgtcagggtcttttggggaaaatccccgaaagatcatagaacttctagaaagattgtttttaagttataatcctacttatacggatgtggatcagttgttaagtaaagttttgaccggagaggaacgtagtaaattgtggatggcagaaaggacatgggaagatagcaatgcagttaatcgtacttggatggataggcgggatctggccgctggctggaatcccctagactggactcagccaaggctgactcagctgcgaacagatcgagagcgattgttagagagactcaaggaaatggctcgccgctag